One genomic region from Pseudomonadota bacterium encodes:
- the cas2e gene encoding type I-E CRISPR-associated endoribonuclease Cas2e, with translation MILISLERTPASLRGELSRWLMEIRAGVYIGHVSAVVREALWTKCCEKMGDRGGVILVHTWPNEQGFLVRYAGKPSNEVIDVEGLFLVRRPHRETRVGTSGSPEAASTEEEVET, from the coding sequence ATGATCCTGATCTCGCTTGAGCGGACCCCCGCGTCCCTCCGCGGCGAGCTATCGCGCTGGCTGATGGAGATCCGGGCCGGCGTGTACATCGGCCATGTCTCCGCTGTCGTCCGCGAGGCGCTGTGGACGAAGTGTTGCGAGAAGATGGGCGACCGCGGCGGCGTCATCCTCGTGCACACCTGGCCCAACGAACAGGGGTTCCTGGTCAGGTACGCCGGGAAGCCGTCCAACGAAGTCATCGATGTTGAAGGGCTGTTCCTTGTTCGTCGACCTCATCGCGAAACCCGGGTCGGCACGAGTGGATCGCCTGAAGCAGCGAGCACAGAGGAGGAGGTGGAGACATAG
- the cas6e gene encoding type I-E CRISPR-associated protein Cas6/Cse3/CasE, translated as MYLSKLKASPMSLDVQRVLANPYLLHQGLLQAFSPEIRGGGGRVLFRVEPQDPGDVVVVLVQSEPRPDWSRVAFWDRLALLSSECKDFEPKLSAGRRLRFRLRFNPTLQREGKRLPKLGEEAQRAWLARKLDAAGMELLGAVLVDEGKVAAVKRDVSSERKMTFLSVRADGALAVKDAVRAVAAIRAGIGPAKGLGFGLLSLARG; from the coding sequence ATGTACCTGAGCAAGCTCAAGGCGTCACCGATGTCCCTGGACGTGCAACGCGTGCTGGCGAATCCGTACCTGCTGCACCAGGGGCTGCTACAGGCATTCTCTCCGGAGATCCGCGGCGGCGGCGGGCGGGTCCTGTTCCGCGTCGAGCCGCAGGATCCAGGCGACGTGGTCGTCGTGCTCGTCCAGAGCGAGCCACGCCCCGACTGGAGCCGTGTGGCCTTCTGGGACCGCCTCGCCCTCCTCTCTTCGGAGTGCAAGGATTTCGAGCCGAAGCTCTCCGCCGGGCGACGGCTCCGCTTCCGCCTTCGGTTCAACCCGACCCTCCAGCGCGAGGGGAAACGCCTCCCGAAGCTCGGAGAGGAGGCGCAGCGCGCGTGGCTGGCACGAAAACTCGACGCCGCGGGCATGGAGCTGCTCGGCGCGGTGCTCGTCGACGAGGGGAAGGTCGCGGCCGTGAAGCGGGACGTCTCCAGCGAGCGGAAGATGACGTTCCTGTCGGTCCGGGCGGATGGAGCGCTCGCGGTGAAGGATGCCGTACGTGCGGTGGCGGCGATCCGCGCGGGCATCGGCCCGGCCAAGGGGCTGGGGTTCGGCCTCCTCAGCCTCGCGCGTGGCTAA
- the cas5e gene encoding type I-E CRISPR-associated protein Cas5/CasD, whose amino-acid sequence MIKCTLLLRCAGPMQSWGSRSRFSERDTEREPTKSGVIGLICAALGRPREAALDNLASLRLGVRADREGVVMRDYHTALEVRKSDPKAPAGTVVSNRYYLADAAFLVGLEGDDEALLQEIQRALGDPRWPIFLGRKAFVPGEPVQLTDGLRRGVGLEEALRGYPRIAAPQRDARDTPMRTVIEVPFGEEGETRQDVPVSFVSDARRFALRKVRIGALPVGEDGAPCT is encoded by the coding sequence ATGATCAAGTGCACCTTGCTGCTGCGGTGCGCCGGCCCCATGCAGTCGTGGGGCTCGCGCAGCCGCTTCTCGGAGCGCGACACCGAGCGCGAGCCGACCAAGAGCGGAGTGATCGGTCTGATCTGCGCCGCGCTCGGGCGGCCGCGGGAGGCCGCGCTCGACAACCTCGCCTCCCTGCGCCTCGGCGTGCGGGCGGACCGCGAGGGGGTCGTGATGCGCGACTACCACACGGCCTTGGAGGTGCGGAAATCGGACCCCAAGGCGCCGGCCGGAACGGTGGTGTCGAACCGATACTACCTCGCCGACGCCGCGTTCCTCGTCGGCCTGGAGGGAGATGACGAGGCGCTTCTCCAGGAGATCCAGCGGGCGCTGGGAGACCCGCGGTGGCCGATCTTCCTCGGCCGTAAAGCGTTCGTGCCGGGCGAGCCGGTGCAGCTCACGGACGGGCTGCGCCGCGGGGTCGGCCTGGAAGAGGCGCTCCGCGGCTACCCCCGGATCGCCGCGCCGCAGCGCGACGCGAGGGACACGCCGATGCGCACCGTCATCGAGGTGCCGTTCGGCGAGGAGGGCGAGACGCGGCAGGACGTGCCGGTTTCGTTCGTGTCCGACGCGCGGCGGTTCGCCCTGCGCAAGGTCAGGATCGGCGCGCTGCCGGTCGGAGAGGACGGTGCGCCATGTACCTGA
- the casA gene encoding type I-E CRISPR-associated protein Cse1/CasA produces the protein MGVSFNLVSEHWIPCVRSDGSFVELGIEEVLGRAAEIAEIRDQSPLVTAALHRLLLAVLHRAQDGPRSLAEWEKLWARGSWNMGVVGKYLAKWRDRFDLFDEKHPFFQIAGFAMVGKGADDSKSSFAIRMFQELANGNNDTLFDHTVEEVDHPLPPAVAARALVATQAFAIGGGVCGVSTTFGKHPNLTHAPLVGGVVSLLRGKNLWETLALNLLVVDDERPIPATRDDGPCWERDLPEPPRERLPRGYLDYLTWQSRAARLVPEAGSTGTVVREVHFAQGQALPGDLLRPEFSHHMNEKRGVIRIRLSENRALWRDSAALFTSRAEPGGRDLRAAAVAQAASLYSKDVLPRDRALSSTVLGLANDKAKVLLWRMESMPISERLLNDDLVAAYLVTALADAQEGHLAVWAALKGLTGSMKDGMQVVREIGERRYWADLEPRFWALLNDIGHGDAPMLRWRENVVRCARRSFSAAAENSAGRSARELAGRVAAEKTLNKKLRGAGLLETKEGDAK, from the coding sequence ATGGGGGTTTCCTTCAACCTCGTGTCCGAGCACTGGATCCCGTGCGTGCGCTCCGACGGCTCGTTCGTCGAGCTTGGCATCGAGGAGGTGCTCGGCCGGGCGGCGGAGATCGCCGAGATCCGCGACCAGTCACCGCTCGTCACTGCCGCGTTGCACCGGCTGCTGCTCGCGGTGCTGCACCGGGCGCAAGACGGGCCGCGAAGCCTCGCGGAATGGGAGAAGCTGTGGGCGCGCGGTTCCTGGAACATGGGCGTCGTGGGGAAGTACCTCGCGAAGTGGCGCGACCGCTTCGACCTGTTCGATGAGAAGCACCCCTTCTTCCAGATCGCGGGCTTCGCCATGGTCGGCAAAGGTGCAGACGACTCCAAATCATCGTTCGCGATTCGCATGTTCCAGGAGCTGGCAAACGGCAACAACGACACGCTGTTCGACCACACGGTCGAGGAGGTCGATCATCCGTTGCCACCGGCTGTCGCGGCGCGAGCACTGGTGGCGACCCAGGCGTTCGCTATCGGGGGTGGCGTCTGCGGGGTGAGCACGACCTTCGGCAAGCATCCGAACCTCACGCATGCGCCGCTCGTGGGAGGTGTCGTGTCGCTCCTGCGCGGAAAGAACCTGTGGGAGACGCTGGCGCTCAACTTGCTCGTCGTCGACGACGAGCGTCCGATCCCTGCAACCCGGGACGACGGTCCGTGTTGGGAAAGGGACCTCCCTGAGCCCCCCAGGGAGCGGCTCCCGCGCGGCTATCTCGACTACCTCACCTGGCAGTCGCGGGCAGCGCGCCTGGTGCCAGAGGCGGGTTCAACCGGGACGGTCGTGCGCGAGGTTCACTTTGCACAGGGCCAGGCGCTCCCCGGAGATCTGTTGCGCCCCGAGTTCTCGCACCACATGAACGAGAAGCGGGGCGTGATCCGGATCCGCCTGAGCGAGAACCGGGCCCTGTGGCGGGACAGCGCCGCGCTCTTTACAAGCCGCGCCGAGCCCGGGGGGCGGGATCTGCGCGCCGCAGCAGTCGCGCAAGCAGCCTCGCTGTACTCCAAGGACGTGCTGCCGCGAGACAGGGCGTTGTCCTCGACCGTGCTCGGGCTCGCCAACGACAAGGCGAAGGTTCTCTTGTGGCGAATGGAATCGATGCCGATCTCCGAGCGCCTGCTGAATGACGATTTGGTGGCGGCCTACCTGGTCACGGCGCTCGCCGACGCGCAGGAGGGGCACCTCGCGGTGTGGGCAGCGCTCAAGGGGCTCACCGGGTCGATGAAGGACGGGATGCAGGTGGTCCGAGAGATCGGCGAGCGCCGGTACTGGGCCGACCTGGAGCCGCGGTTCTGGGCGCTGCTGAACGACATCGGACATGGCGACGCACCGATGCTGCGCTGGCGGGAAAACGTGGTCCGCTGCGCGCGTCGGTCGTTCTCCGCCGCTGCCGAGAACTCCGCCGGGCGATCGGCGCGCGAGCTGGCCGGCCGCGTCGCCGCCGAAAAGACGCTGAACAAGAAGCTCCGAGGAGCGGGACTCCTCGAAACAAAGGAGGGAGATGCGAAATGA
- the casB gene encoding type I-E CRISPR-associated protein Cse2/CasB gives MSERDRFIGHLEALAKREDRGALANLRRGLGKPPGACAAMMPLIVPHLPEDRREHLAYFLVATLFALHPESARTGNMGTTFRRLGDNESAEKRFVALLDSHADELGARLRHAVSLARSKAEPINYRQLLDDVLGWDHPERVVQLAWARQYWRQTEVTEGPNNDNASAQGAA, from the coding sequence ATGAGCGAACGTGATCGCTTCATCGGCCACCTCGAAGCCCTCGCTAAACGCGAGGACCGGGGTGCGCTCGCCAACCTGCGGCGCGGGCTTGGCAAGCCGCCCGGTGCCTGCGCCGCCATGATGCCGCTAATTGTGCCGCACCTTCCCGAGGATCGGCGCGAGCACTTGGCGTACTTCCTGGTGGCGACGCTGTTCGCACTCCACCCGGAGAGCGCACGCACGGGAAACATGGGCACGACGTTCCGCCGGCTCGGCGACAACGAGAGCGCGGAGAAACGGTTCGTCGCCCTGCTCGACAGCCACGCCGACGAGCTGGGCGCGCGGCTGCGACACGCCGTCTCGCTCGCCCGATCCAAGGCGGAGCCGATCAACTACCGGCAGCTGCTCGATGACGTGCTCGGCTGGGACCACCCCGAGCGGGTCGTACAGCTCGCGTGGGCGAGGCAGTACTGGCGGCAGACCGAGGTGACCGAGGGACCGAACAACGACAACGCGTCGGCGCAAGGCGCCGCGTGA
- the cas7e gene encoding type I-E CRISPR-associated protein Cas7/Cse4/CasC codes for MFVELHIIQNFAPSCLNRDDTNSPKDCVFGGYRRARVSSQCLKRAMRMQFKEGNLIPKDQLAVRTKRIVDEIGGRLAARGKDLEAAKQVVTVALAGAELKVVEEGKTQYLLYVGEDELKKIADVCVAHWDELLALTAPKAEVEGKKKKAKEEKREAKESVPKAIRDEMTGILGSGKAADLALFGRMLADMPEKNIDAACQVAHALSTNEVAMEMDFYTAVDDLKPNDNQGADMMGVVEFTSACFYRYAVVNADLLAGNMGSDKAAAKRAVEAFLKAAIAAVPTGKQNSMAAFNPPLYVMAVVRNGGAAWNLANAFMKPVRPLDAGKDIGELSVERLGAHLAKLEAMYGADSIALKIASSSYDAKPTPVADLVKQVVETLP; via the coding sequence ATGTTCGTCGAGCTTCATATCATCCAGAACTTCGCGCCGTCCTGCCTGAACCGGGACGACACGAACTCGCCCAAGGACTGCGTGTTCGGCGGCTACCGCCGCGCCCGCGTCTCCAGCCAGTGCCTGAAGCGCGCCATGCGCATGCAGTTCAAGGAGGGGAACCTGATTCCCAAGGACCAGCTCGCAGTGCGCACGAAGCGCATCGTGGACGAGATCGGCGGGCGCCTGGCGGCCAGGGGGAAGGACCTGGAGGCCGCCAAGCAGGTCGTCACGGTCGCGCTCGCGGGCGCGGAGCTCAAGGTGGTCGAGGAGGGCAAGACCCAGTACCTCCTGTACGTGGGCGAGGACGAGCTGAAGAAGATCGCCGACGTGTGCGTCGCCCACTGGGACGAACTCCTCGCACTCACCGCGCCCAAGGCGGAGGTCGAGGGCAAGAAGAAGAAGGCCAAAGAGGAGAAGAGGGAGGCCAAGGAGAGCGTGCCCAAAGCGATCCGGGACGAGATGACCGGGATCCTCGGGTCGGGCAAGGCTGCAGACCTCGCGCTCTTTGGTCGGATGCTCGCCGACATGCCCGAGAAGAACATCGACGCTGCCTGCCAGGTCGCCCACGCTCTGAGCACGAACGAGGTGGCGATGGAGATGGACTTTTACACCGCGGTCGACGACCTCAAGCCGAACGACAACCAGGGCGCCGACATGATGGGCGTTGTGGAGTTCACCAGCGCCTGCTTCTACCGATATGCGGTAGTGAACGCAGACCTGCTCGCCGGGAACATGGGATCCGACAAGGCGGCGGCGAAGCGTGCGGTCGAGGCGTTCCTCAAGGCGGCGATCGCCGCGGTGCCGACCGGCAAGCAGAACTCTATGGCCGCGTTCAACCCGCCGCTCTACGTCATGGCGGTGGTGCGCAACGGCGGTGCCGCGTGGAACCTCGCCAACGCCTTCATGAAGCCGGTCCGCCCGCTCGACGCCGGGAAGGACATCGGCGAGCTGTCCGTGGAGCGGCTCGGCGCGCACCTCGCAAAGCTGGAGGCGATGTACGGAGCCGACTCGATCGCGTTGAAGATCGCCAGCAGCAGCTACGACGCCAAGCCCACGCCCGTCGCCGATCTCGTGAAGCAGGTGGTGGAGACGCTGCCATGA
- a CDS encoding endonuclease/exonuclease/phosphatase family protein, with protein MHHGKVSARIARGLLALRRRIDAARIPPSALDQSINVAVWNIRELGKTRREQASIHYIAEILGQFDLIALVELRDDLGEISRVLPILGPSWDLVYSDWTADSGGNRERTAFLFDRRAVAFTGLAAEVDAPRSKRGEEYLAQRSFWRAPYMCSFRAGNFDFIAIAAHARWGKGTAGREAELAMLAGWIDDRFAGRYAEDHDLIVMGDFNTPRIGDDLFTALTSRGLMIPAALRELKVGDKAIGGSNLNKDMRYDQILHLPTMRERFSELGGALDFYIDEEHIKELYPGKGYDARRFSFQLSDHFPIWIQVRTDIDGRRLDQIVRNGGR; from the coding sequence ATGCACCACGGAAAGGTCAGCGCCAGGATCGCGAGAGGGCTGCTCGCCCTGCGCCGGCGGATCGACGCCGCGCGGATCCCGCCCTCGGCGCTCGACCAGAGCATCAACGTCGCGGTCTGGAACATCCGCGAGCTCGGCAAGACGCGGCGCGAGCAGGCGTCGATCCACTACATCGCCGAGATCCTCGGCCAGTTCGACCTGATCGCGCTCGTCGAGCTGCGCGACGATCTCGGGGAGATCAGCCGCGTGCTGCCGATCCTCGGCCCGAGCTGGGATCTGGTCTACTCCGACTGGACGGCGGACTCCGGCGGCAACCGCGAGCGCACCGCGTTCCTGTTCGACCGCCGGGCCGTGGCGTTCACCGGCCTCGCCGCCGAGGTGGACGCGCCGCGGTCGAAACGCGGCGAGGAGTACCTGGCGCAACGGTCGTTCTGGCGCGCCCCGTACATGTGCTCGTTCCGCGCCGGCAACTTCGACTTCATCGCCATCGCCGCGCACGCCCGCTGGGGCAAGGGCACGGCCGGCCGCGAGGCCGAGCTGGCGATGCTGGCCGGCTGGATCGACGACCGGTTCGCGGGCAGGTACGCCGAGGACCACGACCTCATCGTCATGGGCGACTTCAACACGCCGAGGATCGGCGACGACCTCTTCACCGCGCTCACCTCCCGCGGCCTCATGATCCCGGCCGCGCTGCGCGAGCTGAAGGTCGGCGACAAGGCGATCGGCGGATCGAACCTCAACAAGGACATGCGCTACGACCAGATCCTGCACCTGCCGACGATGCGGGAGCGGTTCTCGGAGCTGGGCGGGGCGTTGGACTTCTATATAGATGAAGAGCACATCAAGGAGCTGTACCCGGGCAAGGGCTACGACGCCCGCAGGTTCAGCTTCCAGCTGTCCGACCACTTTCCGATCTGGATCCAGGTCAGAACCGACATCGACGGGCGGAGGCTGGATCAGATCGTGAGGAACGGGGGGCGGTAG
- the cas1e gene encoding type I-E CRISPR-associated endonuclease Cas1e produces MKNLKELPKLRDSLSFVYFEHSKVERAEGAVAVFDKGGETHVPAAALGAIMLGPGTSITHEAIKVLAESGCSVLWVGENGVRLYAQGLGETRSAVRLLRQAALHADPAARLAVVFKMYEKRFAEELPAGITLAQIRGREGVRVRTAYARAAAEHGVVWKGRDYSRDDWGRADPVNRTLSTAASCLYGICHCACAAAGYSTALGFIHTGKMLSFVYDVADLYRVETVVPVAFEIAGRCARAGQTGGMEREVRLACRDAFFRHKVLERVVADIDDLMRVEPADVERAQGCLDAADDPPGALWDPETGEVVGGTNYDPDLA; encoded by the coding sequence ATGAAGAACTTAAAGGAACTTCCCAAATTGAGAGACAGCTTGTCGTTCGTCTACTTCGAGCACTCCAAGGTCGAACGCGCGGAAGGCGCCGTCGCCGTGTTCGACAAGGGAGGTGAAACCCACGTCCCTGCCGCCGCGCTCGGCGCGATCATGCTCGGCCCCGGGACGTCGATCACGCACGAGGCGATCAAGGTCCTAGCGGAAAGCGGGTGCTCGGTGCTCTGGGTCGGCGAGAACGGCGTGCGCCTGTACGCCCAGGGGCTCGGAGAAACGCGGAGCGCCGTGCGCCTTCTCCGCCAGGCCGCGCTCCACGCCGATCCCGCGGCGCGGCTCGCCGTGGTTTTCAAGATGTACGAGAAACGGTTCGCCGAGGAGTTGCCCGCGGGGATCACGCTGGCCCAGATCCGCGGCCGTGAGGGAGTGCGCGTTCGCACCGCCTACGCCCGCGCCGCCGCGGAGCACGGCGTCGTGTGGAAGGGCCGCGACTACTCCCGCGACGACTGGGGCAGAGCGGACCCGGTGAACCGCACGCTCTCGACCGCGGCGTCCTGCCTCTACGGGATCTGTCACTGCGCATGCGCCGCTGCGGGCTACTCGACGGCGCTGGGGTTCATCCACACGGGCAAGATGCTCTCCTTTGTCTACGACGTTGCCGACCTGTACCGCGTGGAGACTGTCGTCCCGGTCGCCTTCGAGATCGCCGGGCGCTGCGCCCGAGCCGGGCAGACGGGCGGCATGGAGCGCGAGGTGCGCCTCGCCTGCCGGGACGCCTTCTTCCGGCACAAGGTGCTGGAGCGCGTGGTCGCCGACATCGACGACCTGATGCGCGTCGAGCCGGCCGACGTCGAGCGAGCGCAAGGGTGTCTCGACGCGGCGGACGATCCGCCCGGCGCGCTCTGGGATCCGGAGACAGGGGAGGTGGTAGGAGGGACGAACTATGATCCTGATCTCGCTTGA